One segment of Ignavibacteriales bacterium DNA contains the following:
- a CDS encoding sulfite exporter TauE/SafE family protein, translating to MVVITGFIFGILGGLHCIGMCGPIVLALPVGEQSAFRFASGRALYHFGRVISYAVMGAAVGLLGARLLLPILQQNLSIIVGALLILTVLFPKIIRSVNFLSKVFDPVTQKITSIIGKMLESNALVSMLILGVMNGFLPCGFVYMAISTAAVTGGSLAGMLFMVGFGLGTVPAMLAVSFFPKLISANLRLKIAKILPAFQVIIGLLLIIRGLNLGIPYLSPKLAKMIPTEGGECCN from the coding sequence TTGGTAGTAATTACAGGTTTTATTTTCGGAATACTCGGCGGCTTGCATTGTATCGGAATGTGCGGGCCCATCGTGCTGGCTCTTCCTGTCGGTGAGCAGTCTGCATTTCGCTTTGCATCTGGGCGGGCGCTTTATCATTTCGGTCGCGTGATAAGTTATGCAGTAATGGGTGCGGCAGTAGGATTATTAGGTGCAAGGCTGCTGCTGCCGATTTTGCAGCAAAATCTTTCTATCATTGTCGGTGCACTGCTTATACTCACCGTTTTATTCCCGAAGATAATCAGATCGGTAAATTTCTTGAGCAAGGTTTTCGATCCCGTCACTCAAAAGATAACATCGATCATTGGCAAAATGTTGGAAAGTAACGCTCTTGTTTCGATGCTGATACTCGGAGTTATGAATGGATTTCTTCCGTGCGGATTTGTTTACATGGCGATTTCAACGGCAGCAGTTACAGGCGGTTCTCTTGCGGGGATGTTGTTCATGGTTGGATTCGGTCTCGGAACGGTTCCGGCAATGCTTGCTGTATCGTTTTTCCCCAAACTTATTTCCGCAAACCTCCGATTGAAAATTGCCAAAATTCTTCCCGCGTTTCAAGTTATCATTGGATTGCTGTTAATAATTCGCGGATTGAATTTGGGAATACCATATTTAAGTCCGAAGCTTGCAAAGATGATACCGACTGAAGGCGGAGAATGTTGCAATTAA